One window of the Chitinophaga niabensis genome contains the following:
- a CDS encoding family 43 glycosylhydrolase, translating to MKNALFTKAVIAIALLAAGCQKRQPDSITNEKVQLPAQLISAAPPLGTVIDSGIYRIRPVVSLPNGPVVEVTGNSTAAGQKIQQWGWFPNNGQKWKLVKVDATYYKVISVTSNKCLESPSATSGDILQQGTDIGSDAQRWAITYSPGSTNLFSLTNKQTGMKMVLDPDDSVPGRKIRQKSSVTGTQDLFEFRNLYFQNPLVNASRADPHVAQKDGYYYFLYTKGNKIGITKTPSVSLLAAMTETIVWTPPTGTAYSTAIWAPELHFLSGKWYIYFAADDAAAGDVHRMYVLENANADPTTGTWTFKGKIFDSTDQWAIDGSVLTIGTNNYFIWSGWASEATKFKQYIYLAPMSNPWTISGPRVAISSPTNTWEKHEPSSIGAGVNEGPIMLQKDASSPVFIIYSASRYTSDNYCLAQIQLKSGGNPTVAADWINKKQVFVRNDANAVYGPGHNSFFVSSYTDANGVLHTENWFVYHARSVAATTNGSRTARMQKLTWNTDGSPNFGTAQATGVNTPIPIGD from the coding sequence ATGAAAAATGCATTATTTACCAAAGCTGTTATCGCCATCGCATTGCTGGCAGCCGGCTGTCAGAAGAGGCAGCCGGACAGTATCACGAATGAAAAAGTTCAGTTGCCGGCTCAGCTGATCAGTGCTGCGCCTCCATTGGGAACGGTGATCGACAGCGGCATTTACCGCATCCGGCCTGTGGTGTCATTACCCAATGGCCCGGTAGTTGAAGTAACCGGCAACTCCACTGCTGCCGGACAAAAAATTCAGCAATGGGGATGGTTTCCCAATAACGGGCAGAAATGGAAACTGGTAAAGGTGGATGCCACCTATTATAAGGTGATCAGTGTTACCAGTAATAAATGCCTCGAATCCCCCTCTGCCACTTCAGGGGATATATTGCAGCAGGGAACGGATATTGGTTCCGATGCGCAACGCTGGGCTATTACCTATTCCCCCGGCAGTACCAATCTTTTCTCCCTGACCAATAAACAAACGGGCATGAAAATGGTGCTGGACCCTGACGATTCGGTGCCTGGCAGAAAGATCAGGCAGAAAAGCAGTGTAACAGGTACGCAGGACCTCTTTGAATTCCGTAACCTTTATTTTCAGAACCCCCTGGTGAATGCCAGCCGTGCAGATCCTCACGTAGCGCAGAAAGATGGGTATTATTATTTCCTGTATACCAAAGGCAATAAGATTGGCATTACCAAAACCCCCTCCGTGTCCTTATTAGCAGCGATGACAGAAACCATTGTCTGGACGCCTCCTACTGGCACCGCCTATTCAACTGCCATATGGGCTCCTGAATTACATTTCCTGTCTGGTAAATGGTATATCTATTTTGCTGCGGATGATGCGGCGGCAGGAGATGTTCACCGCATGTATGTATTGGAGAATGCCAATGCCGATCCCACAACCGGCACATGGACGTTCAAAGGAAAGATCTTTGATTCAACAGACCAGTGGGCAATTGATGGTTCCGTGCTGACTATCGGCACAAACAATTATTTTATCTGGTCCGGCTGGGCGAGTGAAGCCACCAAGTTCAAACAATACATCTACCTGGCGCCGATGTCCAACCCCTGGACTATCAGTGGTCCCAGGGTGGCCATATCATCACCTACCAATACCTGGGAAAAACATGAACCCAGTTCAATCGGAGCGGGTGTTAATGAAGGGCCCATTATGCTGCAAAAAGATGCCAGCAGCCCGGTATTCATTATATATTCTGCCAGTCGTTACACGAGCGATAATTATTGCCTGGCACAAATACAATTGAAAAGCGGCGGGAATCCTACTGTGGCAGCGGACTGGATCAATAAAAAACAGGTGTTTGTGAGGAATGATGCGAATGCTGTGTACGGGCCGGGCCATAACAGTTTTTTTGTGAGTAGCTATACAGATGCAAATGGGGTGTTACATACTGAAAACTGGTTTGTCTATCATGCCCGCAGCGTAGCCGCCACCACCAATGGTTCCAGAACGGCAAGGATGCAAAAACTAACATGGAATACAGACGGATCACCAAACTTTGGCACAGCCCAGGCAACAGGGGTTAATACGCCTATCCCGATTGGTGACTGA
- a CDS encoding 7-carboxy-7-deazaguanine synthase QueE: MIKLAKLNNKPEIFHSVQGEGKNMGKPSIFIRLSLCNLYCQWCDTDYTWNWEGTPFKHNYDQLPGYKKYHKEDLIELLSDEQILETVRAMNCNNIVITGGEPLAQQKDLRSLMKALKEQNPSTHIEFETNGTLKPLPEVDSLADQYNVSIKLSNSNVAIEDRIKPDAITFFANSPKANFKFVVDTNEDLLEIQELIEKYKIPRQAVYLMPQGTTVASLKQKQQWIVEICKQYNFNYTDRLHIHIWGDKRGV, from the coding sequence ATGATCAAGCTCGCTAAACTAAATAACAAACCGGAAATATTTCATTCGGTACAAGGTGAAGGAAAAAACATGGGTAAGCCTTCCATCTTTATCCGTTTATCTTTATGTAATTTATACTGCCAGTGGTGCGATACTGATTATACCTGGAATTGGGAAGGTACACCCTTCAAACATAACTACGATCAATTACCCGGTTATAAGAAATATCATAAAGAAGACCTTATTGAATTACTCTCTGACGAGCAGATCCTGGAAACTGTGCGGGCAATGAACTGTAACAATATTGTAATTACAGGAGGAGAGCCATTAGCGCAGCAGAAAGACCTGCGAAGCCTGATGAAAGCATTGAAAGAACAAAACCCGTCAACGCATATTGAGTTTGAAACAAACGGTACATTAAAGCCATTGCCGGAAGTGGATAGTTTAGCAGATCAATATAATGTATCCATTAAACTAAGCAACTCGAATGTTGCAATAGAAGACAGGATCAAACCTGATGCCATCACTTTTTTTGCAAATTCTCCGAAAGCAAATTTCAAATTCGTAGTAGATACAAATGAGGATCTTCTTGAAATACAGGAATTAATCGAAAAGTATAAGATCCCCCGGCAGGCAGTATATCTAATGCCACAAGGAACTACCGTAGCATCGCTGAAACAAAAGCAGCAATGGATTGTAGAGATCTGCAAACAGTACAATTTTAATTATACTGACAGGTTGCATATTCACATCTGGGGAGACAAACGAGGCGTATAA
- a CDS encoding response regulator transcription factor, whose protein sequence is MTESILVVDDNREILEFLSEVLGETYKIHLAESAETALQVMDTEVIQLIVLDVMLPGMDGFELCQLVKSNVEYCHIPIVLLTSKNSHRSHITGLEAGADAYIRKPFSPEFLQVQIANLLNNRLKIKAHFATSPFEDVRVMAHSKTDETFLKQLDDYIRKNIQDSQIDIDKLAEHMNMSRPTFYRKIKSLSALSPKELIDITRLKKAAGLIAENAYSLAEISRMVGYSTQSLFSRNFQKHFKVSPHEYLKSLPKMPTQ, encoded by the coding sequence ATGACAGAGAGCATTTTAGTGGTAGACGACAACCGGGAGATCCTGGAATTTTTATCAGAAGTTTTAGGTGAAACCTATAAAATACACCTGGCAGAAAGTGCTGAAACAGCCCTGCAGGTAATGGATACGGAAGTGATACAGCTCATCGTATTAGATGTTATGCTGCCGGGCATGGATGGCTTTGAGTTATGCCAGCTGGTGAAATCAAATGTTGAATACTGCCATATTCCGATTGTATTACTAACGTCCAAAAACAGCCATCGTTCACATATAACGGGACTGGAGGCCGGAGCAGATGCCTATATCAGGAAACCTTTCTCTCCCGAATTCCTCCAGGTACAGATTGCAAATCTGCTCAATAACCGTTTGAAAATAAAAGCGCATTTTGCCACCTCACCTTTTGAGGATGTGCGGGTGATGGCTCATTCCAAAACAGATGAAACTTTTCTCAAACAACTGGATGACTATATCCGTAAAAACATCCAGGATTCACAGATAGATATTGATAAGCTGGCTGAACATATGAATATGAGCCGGCCTACTTTTTATAGAAAGATCAAATCGCTATCCGCGCTATCGCCCAAAGAGCTGATTGATATCACCCGGCTCAAAAAGGCAGCCGGGCTCATTGCGGAGAACGCTTACAGCCTGGCGGAGATCTCCAGAATGGTGGGTTATAGTACACAAAGCCTTTTCAGCAGGAATTTTCAAAAACACTTTAAGGTATCTCCGCATGAATACCTGAAGTCACTGCCCAAAATGCCCACACAATAG
- a CDS encoding nuclear transport factor 2 family protein: protein MKNTLTTQEVAARFNELAKQEKWFEIQDELFAENVKSVDPEHSPYFGYAEGKAAVRKKGEDFVSRIKEVHSLYTGEPVVTGNHFAVVREKDFTVEPHGRIRIHQIMLYEVKDGQIVLEQFFY from the coding sequence ATGAAAAATACATTAACAACCCAGGAAGTAGCAGCCCGGTTCAACGAACTGGCTAAACAGGAAAAATGGTTTGAGATCCAGGATGAACTCTTTGCTGAAAACGTAAAGAGCGTAGACCCTGAGCATTCTCCCTATTTTGGCTATGCTGAAGGAAAGGCGGCTGTTCGTAAGAAGGGGGAAGACTTTGTGTCCCGGATCAAAGAAGTGCACAGCCTTTATACCGGTGAGCCGGTTGTTACAGGCAATCACTTTGCGGTGGTAAGAGAGAAAGACTTCACCGTAGAACCACATGGAAGGATCCGGATCCACCAGATCATGCTGTATGAAGTAAAAGATGGGCAGATTGTACTGGAGCAGTTCTTTTATTGA
- a CDS encoding ABC transporter substrate-binding protein, with the protein MLISIQLEAIKVDFDITSVKTIIQLLAIVATLIAIYYYKVTRDKNKTLVELYKLADKDDVGQLIERSKSIVHVPDTLTVNQQFKIVKEQIDKKHKQYILQVTVVIIFIVLFFLTAILLLFKWPGQKETSSIFKSVRFTKEVPKVVGIYPKDTFGPDQKKGLHAGLRNADLAFKVIDLDFLSTSQMKTGDIQPLLDTLQQLIRSENVIAIVGPSVTECTDDILELMLQLKSKIPIFITSAASQDFLKWKKFSNNVHLFRTGSGIDQRADLIANFLKETDITRNSLFLIEDNKEHKTFGRMYYEQLVNRSDILSNAIAYRHIDTFYYNLEDFPRMYKYLNKEISKYECIFILGVGECFTRIIDSFYVPFRYKGKLPKIGGWMNAYSLNNRLGKPETQLYNNKIFEITDINLHRALNYDVSPDKHIRNFEKFIGHRLNPGARDIGIAYDAAICISETYQAISDSLERKGTDDFLKLDNKTLNIFAALMKSIPFEGVLSKVRFTNEGINENISMDCAYYDSTVNQWQRMDIQKLLKL; encoded by the coding sequence ATGTTGATTTCTATTCAATTAGAGGCGATTAAAGTAGACTTTGATATTACTTCTGTCAAAACGATTATTCAGCTGCTGGCAATAGTAGCCACTTTAATCGCTATCTACTATTACAAAGTAACACGTGATAAAAATAAAACGCTGGTAGAACTCTACAAGCTGGCTGATAAAGATGATGTTGGCCAACTCATCGAGAGATCAAAATCGATCGTTCACGTTCCTGATACACTAACAGTAAATCAGCAATTCAAGATCGTAAAAGAGCAAATAGATAAAAAGCACAAACAGTATATTCTCCAGGTAACTGTGGTGATAATTTTTATCGTACTGTTCTTTTTAACGGCGATACTACTATTGTTTAAATGGCCCGGACAAAAAGAAACTTCATCCATATTTAAGTCTGTCCGTTTTACGAAAGAAGTGCCTAAAGTAGTAGGCATTTATCCCAAGGACACGTTTGGCCCGGATCAGAAAAAAGGATTACATGCCGGCCTAAGAAATGCTGACCTGGCATTTAAAGTGATAGATCTTGATTTTTTGTCAACAAGCCAGATGAAAACCGGCGATATTCAGCCCCTGCTTGATACCTTGCAGCAATTGATCAGATCTGAAAATGTGATCGCTATTGTTGGCCCCTCTGTAACAGAATGCACGGACGATATACTGGAATTAATGCTGCAGCTGAAATCTAAAATACCCATCTTTATTACCAGCGCAGCATCTCAGGACTTCCTAAAATGGAAGAAATTTTCAAATAATGTTCATTTGTTCAGAACCGGCTCTGGTATTGATCAGCGGGCAGATCTGATAGCCAACTTCCTGAAAGAAACAGACATCACCAGGAATTCCCTGTTCCTGATTGAAGACAACAAGGAGCATAAAACATTTGGGAGGATGTATTATGAACAATTAGTCAACAGGTCCGATATACTGAGCAATGCTATTGCCTATCGTCATATTGATACTTTCTATTATAACCTGGAGGATTTTCCGAGGATGTATAAGTATTTGAATAAGGAAATAAGCAAATACGAATGTATCTTCATTTTGGGGGTAGGAGAGTGTTTTACCAGGATAATTGATTCCTTTTACGTTCCATTCCGGTACAAGGGAAAGCTCCCTAAGATCGGGGGATGGATGAATGCTTATTCCCTCAATAACCGCCTGGGGAAGCCGGAAACCCAGTTATACAACAATAAAATTTTTGAGATCACAGACATAAATCTTCATAGGGCGTTAAACTATGATGTGTCGCCTGATAAGCACATCAGGAATTTTGAGAAATTCATAGGCCACCGCCTGAACCCAGGGGCAAGAGACATAGGGATTGCGTATGACGCGGCCATTTGTATATCGGAGACTTACCAGGCCATCAGTGATTCTCTCGAAAGGAAAGGAACTGACGATTTTCTAAAGCTTGATAATAAAACTCTTAATATCTTTGCAGCCTTAATGAAGAGTATTCCATTCGAAGGAGTTTTGTCCAAAGTGCGTTTTACGAATGAAGGGATCAATGAGAATATAAGCATGGATTGTGCTTATTATGACTCAACGGTGAACCAGTGGCAACGAATGGATATCCAGAAATTGTTGAAATTATGA
- a CDS encoding ligand-binding sensor domain-containing protein, with translation MLQLATLPCCGKYYFTHYQVEDGLVHNAVTSILQDSKGLIWIGTRGGLSRFDGYTFKTCKNPQNKFGRIGNNVITVITEDKKGMLWIGTGKGIFMYNPYNEVFTLLEAAPQTYISHLLTDNDNNLWFVANYSLCKYDQGKKKVEDLKIPASCIALDSNRNLWVGNDDGVIGIYSYRNRSVTHIRIIDQHIPANMRSISKIYPVNEKEVLVGCFKQGLKSYNTATGTITSLQLQSNNKTDIYVRDITAGCHQQYWIATESGIYLYDPVTNTSQNLRKQISDPYSLSDNAVYTICKDNQGGMWVGTYFGGLNYYSKENARFEKYYPLQGSNSISGNAVRTICADTRGNLWIGTEDAGINQFNPKTGQFTHYAATGKKGDISYPNIHGLLALGDQLFIGSFLHGMEVMDMRTGKVTDHFEFIGDKDDKVSDFVHRFYLTKDSTLLVGTAYNGSGLFHYDRKRRTFNRIKQIPYNSYVFDITEDSEGNIWTGSVSQGAFYYHPKTGRHGNFRFGDKVNEFPVHYIFEDSRHSLWFATNGGGLIQLAPDRKTIKKFTTENGLPSNVVFCILEDSSKHLWISSLKGLISLDPGTGHCKTYTQPDGLITDQFNYNSAYKDADGKMYFGSVKGMIAFNPAEFDRKNVSPPTYITGFQIDNKEITPSDKDGPLSRSVLFTDTIVLTHDQNNFSIEFAALNYSSARATKYKYFMTGLDKEWTYLNTNRNAWFTDLSPGSYTFTVCAESNVGDWTGEERHLFIRILPPFWKSNTAYVSYLFLSGIMLFLLVRYYHAYLSRKNLAKLQLFEHQKEKEIYQFKIDFFTNIAHEIQTPLTLIVGPIERLIKMADHQEPIKKGLLTVQKNAHRLTDLTGQLLDFRQTEIEQFGLNFVNVHINKLLREQADSFREFAKENNIRLNIDLPETDIEAFVDREALVKICANLLSNAIKYAASSATVKMAPLQTGDEKFTVSFCNDGKEIPVAFRKKIFEPFFRLNNKLKPGTGIGLPLARSLTELHNGSLELVSGNSNDIVFELTLPIHQQFEFNLSSWKKVP, from the coding sequence GTGTTACAACTTGCAACGCTACCCTGTTGCGGGAAGTATTATTTTACACATTACCAGGTTGAAGATGGATTGGTACACAATGCGGTGACTTCCATTTTACAGGACAGTAAAGGCTTGATATGGATCGGTACCCGGGGAGGGTTAAGTCGTTTTGATGGTTATACCTTCAAAACCTGCAAAAATCCTCAGAACAAATTTGGCAGGATAGGGAATAATGTGATCACCGTTATCACCGAGGATAAAAAGGGCATGTTATGGATTGGTACGGGTAAGGGCATTTTTATGTACAATCCCTATAATGAGGTTTTTACTTTACTCGAAGCTGCTCCGCAAACATACATCAGCCACCTGCTCACGGATAACGATAACAATCTATGGTTCGTGGCTAATTATTCCCTCTGCAAATATGATCAGGGTAAAAAAAAGGTGGAAGATCTAAAGATCCCCGCATCCTGTATAGCCTTAGACAGTAACAGGAATTTATGGGTAGGAAATGATGATGGGGTAATTGGCATCTACTCATACCGCAACCGTTCTGTTACCCATATCCGGATCATCGATCAGCATATCCCTGCCAATATGCGCTCCATCAGCAAAATATATCCCGTCAATGAAAAGGAGGTTTTGGTAGGATGTTTTAAACAGGGTCTGAAAAGTTATAACACGGCAACGGGAACCATCACATCTTTACAGCTTCAAAGCAACAACAAAACCGATATATACGTACGGGATATTACGGCAGGTTGTCACCAGCAGTACTGGATAGCCACAGAATCAGGGATCTACCTGTACGACCCTGTGACCAACACCAGTCAAAACCTGCGAAAACAGATCAGCGACCCTTATTCTCTATCAGACAACGCTGTGTATACGATATGTAAGGATAACCAGGGAGGTATGTGGGTGGGTACTTATTTCGGCGGCTTAAATTATTATTCGAAAGAAAATGCCCGCTTTGAAAAATACTACCCCTTGCAAGGCAGTAATTCCATATCCGGCAACGCCGTGAGAACCATCTGTGCTGATACCAGGGGTAACTTATGGATCGGTACGGAAGATGCGGGGATCAATCAATTCAATCCTAAAACAGGGCAATTCACGCATTATGCTGCCACCGGTAAAAAGGGAGATATTTCCTATCCCAATATCCACGGACTGCTGGCCTTGGGGGACCAGTTGTTTATTGGCTCGTTCTTACATGGTATGGAAGTAATGGATATGCGTACCGGGAAGGTAACTGACCATTTTGAATTCATTGGTGATAAAGATGATAAGGTGAGTGACTTTGTGCATCGTTTTTATCTCACAAAAGACAGTACCCTACTCGTTGGCACTGCCTACAATGGTTCCGGTCTGTTCCATTACGACAGGAAGCGAAGGACATTCAACCGCATTAAACAGATCCCCTATAACTCCTATGTTTTCGATATCACAGAAGATAGCGAAGGGAATATCTGGACGGGCAGCGTATCGCAGGGTGCATTTTATTACCATCCCAAAACCGGCCGGCATGGGAATTTCCGCTTTGGTGATAAAGTGAATGAGTTTCCCGTACATTATATTTTTGAAGACAGCCGGCACTCCCTCTGGTTTGCCACTAATGGTGGCGGCCTGATACAGTTGGCGCCGGACAGGAAAACCATTAAAAAATTCACCACAGAAAACGGCCTGCCCAGCAATGTGGTGTTCTGTATCCTGGAAGACAGCTCAAAACACTTATGGATCAGCTCCTTAAAAGGGCTGATTTCCCTTGATCCAGGTACTGGTCACTGTAAGACCTATACGCAACCGGACGGGCTTATAACAGATCAATTCAATTATAATTCTGCTTACAAAGACGCTGATGGGAAAATGTATTTCGGATCTGTGAAAGGAATGATTGCTTTTAACCCGGCTGAATTTGACCGGAAAAATGTATCTCCGCCAACATATATCACCGGGTTTCAAATAGACAACAAGGAGATAACCCCCAGCGACAAAGATGGCCCCCTCAGCAGGTCTGTGCTGTTTACAGACACCATTGTGCTCACGCACGATCAGAATAACTTCAGCATTGAATTTGCAGCGCTGAACTATTCCTCCGCCAGGGCCACAAAGTATAAATACTTCATGACCGGCCTGGATAAAGAATGGACCTATCTTAACACCAACAGGAATGCCTGGTTTACAGATCTTTCACCGGGGAGTTATACGTTTACCGTATGTGCAGAAAGTAATGTGGGTGACTGGACGGGTGAAGAGCGGCACCTTTTTATCCGCATTTTACCTCCTTTCTGGAAGAGCAATACGGCTTATGTATCCTACCTGTTTTTATCAGGTATAATGCTGTTCCTGCTGGTCCGCTATTATCATGCTTACCTGAGCAGAAAAAACCTGGCTAAATTACAACTGTTCGAACACCAGAAAGAAAAAGAGATCTACCAGTTTAAGATTGATTTCTTCACCAATATTGCACATGAAATTCAAACCCCGCTCACGCTGATCGTAGGCCCTATAGAAAGGCTGATAAAAATGGCGGATCACCAGGAGCCTATTAAAAAGGGCCTGCTCACCGTTCAAAAGAATGCCCACCGGTTAACAGACCTCACAGGGCAGTTGCTGGATTTCAGGCAAACGGAGATAGAGCAGTTCGGATTAAACTTTGTAAACGTACACATCAATAAGCTCCTCCGGGAACAGGCAGATTCATTCAGGGAATTTGCCAAAGAGAACAACATCCGTTTAAATATAGACCTTCCTGAAACTGATATTGAAGCATTTGTAGACCGGGAAGCCCTGGTGAAGATCTGCGCTAACCTGCTCTCCAATGCCATTAAATATGCCGCATCTTCTGCAACCGTAAAGATGGCACCGCTGCAAACCGGCGATGAAAAATTCACCGTCAGCTTTTGTAACGATGGCAAAGAGATCCCGGTGGCATTCAGGAAAAAGATCTTTGAACCATTCTTCAGACTGAACAATAAGCTAAAGCCGGGAACAGGTATCGGGTTACCGTTGGCCAGGTCATTAACAGAATTACATAACGGGTCATTAGAACTGGTTTCCGGCAATAGTAACGACATTGTTTTCGAATTAACATTACCAATACACCAGCAGTTCGAATTTAACCTGAGCAGCTGGAAAAAAGTACCATAG
- a CDS encoding PQQ-binding-like beta-propeller repeat protein codes for MRLLALAFLFLLFSCKQSNKDLLPGFIRTMSPFEVTVAERSATRAIIKWTSSENLRNADVVRYKIMLNDQLIKNDALRYTDTLRQLKPDVTYNGKVIAYTQSGDTTSAPFTLERIDSYSIYSASYELHCVDLTYGRAAWADMNYNSEFNFTAIPVVVNDTVYMDLPGVGVAAYSLKSGEKLWLAKTLKSAGKGVIYRDQTLYTIGPNAIFALNSSNGATKWQYPYTNPDYFTFHTNTLLAENILITGGVYTLTGFNIDTKKMEWTYKSKSAMCVGPASYKGLVIITTLDGMVEALDIKTGAIVWKRDFSREYSNFGANWVSPLIVNDYVYVYSGNTGYYALNAKTGATVWNLEEYGAHSATYGDGLIYYSYSNAAVGNHVTAVNALTGKRVWDRKYIGAEYPIFADGKVYACGHVLDAKTGDFIKIIYDVYTFDALPIIINKGVAYYPAESGMNN; via the coding sequence ATGAGATTATTGGCATTGGCGTTCCTCTTCCTATTATTTTCCTGTAAACAAAGCAATAAAGATCTCCTCCCAGGTTTTATAAGAACAATGTCTCCTTTTGAAGTGACGGTTGCCGAACGTTCCGCCACCAGGGCCATTATTAAATGGACCTCTTCAGAAAATCTCCGTAATGCGGATGTAGTAAGGTATAAGATCATGCTCAATGATCAGCTCATAAAGAATGATGCATTAAGGTATACGGATACCCTGCGGCAATTGAAACCTGATGTAACTTATAATGGAAAGGTTATTGCCTATACGCAATCAGGCGATACTACATCCGCCCCCTTTACCCTGGAACGGATTGATAGTTATTCGATATATTCAGCCTCCTATGAATTGCATTGCGTTGATCTGACTTACGGGCGGGCAGCATGGGCAGACATGAACTATAACAGTGAGTTTAATTTCACCGCTATTCCAGTGGTAGTAAATGATACGGTGTATATGGATCTTCCTGGTGTGGGAGTAGCAGCATATAGTCTTAAATCAGGAGAAAAGCTGTGGCTGGCAAAGACCCTTAAGTCTGCTGGCAAAGGGGTAATATATCGTGATCAAACGCTTTATACAATCGGGCCCAATGCCATTTTTGCACTTAACAGCTCTAATGGCGCAACCAAATGGCAATATCCCTATACTAATCCGGATTATTTTACTTTTCACACAAACACCCTGCTGGCTGAAAATATATTGATCACAGGCGGTGTATATACTTTGACTGGTTTTAATATTGACACAAAAAAGATGGAATGGACCTACAAATCAAAAAGCGCGATGTGTGTTGGCCCCGCATCTTATAAAGGTCTTGTGATAATAACAACCCTGGATGGGATGGTTGAGGCTTTAGATATTAAAACAGGGGCAATAGTATGGAAGCGGGATTTTAGCAGAGAATACAGTAATTTCGGAGCTAATTGGGTATCTCCTCTTATTGTAAATGACTACGTATATGTTTACTCCGGGAATACCGGGTATTACGCATTAAATGCAAAAACGGGCGCAACTGTATGGAATTTAGAGGAATATGGGGCTCATTCGGCAACATATGGAGATGGATTGATCTATTATTCTTATTCTAACGCTGCTGTAGGTAACCACGTAACGGCCGTGAATGCGTTAACAGGAAAGAGGGTATGGGACAGGAAGTATATAGGAGCTGAATATCCCATATTTGCAGATGGTAAAGTATATGCATGTGGTCATGTGCTGGATGCTAAAACAGGGGATTTCATCAAGATTATTTATGACGTGTATACATTTGACGCACTGCCAATAATCATAAATAAAGGGGTTGCGTATTACCCGGCAGAAAGTGGGATGAATAACTAA